Below is a window of Brachyspira pilosicoli DNA.
CAAAACCCGGAGTAATACCAAGCCCCACTTCAGGCTGACCAAATAAAGCATTATCAGAACAAATACGTATATCACAGCTCATAGCTATTTCACAACCGCCGCCCAAAGCAAAACCATTAACCGCAGCAATCACAGGTATAGGGAAAGTTTCTATCTTTCTAAACACATCATTACCCTTCTTACCAAAAGCCTCTCCCTCTATCTTGCTTGCCTTACTCATCTCAGATATATCAGCACCAGCAACAAAAGATTTCTCTCCTGCACCAGTTAATATCAAACATCTAATATTATTTATATCAACAGCATCTAAAGTTTTATCAAGTTCATCTAAAACTTGAGAGTTAAGGGCATTAAGAGCTTTTTCTCTGCTAATAGTGATAACAGCAATCATACCCTTCTCTTCATACTTTACAAAATCCATCAATTTCTCCTTAAAATTAAATTTTATATTGTAATAACTAAAAACAGGTTTAGAAAAACACACTCTCTAAACCTGCCAACAAAATTATTACATCTCTACAATGGTAGCACAACCCATACCACCGCCGATACACAAAGTAGCAAGTCCTCTCTTAGCTCCTTTAGCATCCATCTCATGAAGTAAAGTAACAAGTATTCTGCATCCTGAAGCACCTACTGGGTGACCCAAAGCTATAGCTCCGCCATTAGGGTTAAGCTGTCTTTCAACATCTATTCCAAGCTCTCTTCCCACAGCAATAGATTGAGCAGCAAAAGCTTCATTAGATTCAATAATATCAAAATCTTTAATAGTTAAACCAGTACGAGCCAATACTTTTTTAGTAGCAGCAACAGGTCCTATTCCCATAATCCTTGGTTCAACACCGCCTAAAGCACCAGTAACCCAAGTAGCCATAGGTTTAATTCCTAATTCATTAGCTTTCTCTTCACTCATTACTACAACAGCAGCAGCACCATCGTTTATACTGGAAGAATTACCAGCAGTAACTCTTCCTCCATCTGGTTTGAAAGCAGGTTTTAATTTAGCCAAACTTTCAACTGTTGTACCAGCCCTCGGACCTTCATCTTTATCAAATACTACATCACCTTTTTTAGTTTTTATAGTAACAGGTACAATTTCTCTTGTAAAATTACCTAAATCTTGAGCTTGAATAGCTTTTTGCTGAGACTTAGCA
It encodes the following:
- a CDS encoding enoyl-CoA hydratase-related protein, whose amino-acid sequence is MDFVKYEEKGMIAVITISREKALNALNSQVLDELDKTLDAVDINNIRCLILTGAGEKSFVAGADISEMSKASKIEGEAFGKKGNDVFRKIETFPIPVIAAVNGFALGGGCEIAMSCDIRICSDNALFGQPEVGLGITPGFGGTQRLPRLVGAGMAKQLIYSAKNIKADEAYRIGLVNAVYTQSELMPQAEKLAQTIANNAPIAVRNCKRAINRGLDVEMDMGIIIEEKLFGDCFESEDQREGMAAFLEKRKVEKFVNR
- a CDS encoding acetyl-CoA C-acetyltransferase, which codes for MAKKVVIASACRTPIGSMGGSLSTVPAAELGAIVIKEALKRAKVEPNQVDMVYMGCVIQASQGQNVARQCSIKAGLPVEVPAMTLNVVCGSGLDAVNIAANMILAGNADIVVAGGTENMSMAPYALKNARYGYRMGNNTIVDTMVNDALTDAFHNYHMGITAENICDDWSITREELDEFAAKSQQKAIQAQDLGNFTREIVPVTIKTKKGDVVFDKDEGPRAGTTVESLAKLKPAFKPDGGRVTAGNSSSINDGAAAVVVMSEEKANELGIKPMATWVTGALGGVEPRIMGIGPVAATKKVLARTGLTIKDFDIIESNEAFAAQSIAVGRELGIDVERQLNPNGGAIALGHPVGASGCRILVTLLHEMDAKGAKRGLATLCIGGGMGCATIVEM